One Xyrauchen texanus isolate HMW12.3.18 chromosome 26, RBS_HiC_50CHRs, whole genome shotgun sequence genomic window, AAAGCAAAGCTAACtgctgatttttattttgttgacGACTTTTTTCTCCTTTACCCGTCGGTTCTGGAACCAGATAGTAACCTGTCGTTCAGACAGGTTGGTCTGAGTGGATATCCGTCTACGTTTGTCCTTGGTAATGAACTTGTTGGCGACATACTCTCTTTCGAGCTCCTTCAGCTGCACCTTGGTGTATGGAACGCGTTTTTTCCTCCCCCGTCGGAAAGAGCTGCCGTCCGCCCCTCCGTGAGACACTGCCTCTGAGGAAAAAGATATAAAATGagtaaatgaattaaaatgtgtCAGATGTTCAGGCAACAAATTGATGCTTTGTTATGGACACAATAGGGCATGCAGTTGGGTCTATTTTAATACAGTGTATGGAATTTATATAATGTGGAACACTGTTATACGTATTAATAAATCTTTGATTATTTTACCTATTCTAGTAAAGTGTCAAAGTGTCTAACCTGGTATTGTCGACTTCCACATATGTCCCGTCTGTGGCTGCTCTTTGGTGCAGTAGACCTGCCCATTCCAACCACTAGCCGTGATAGCCCACGGCTGGTAACTCTCCATTGGTAACAGGGTCTCGTGTCTGGTCTCTGCAGGCCCGCTAATTGCCTGGACCACGGGGACATCCAGGTAGCTTGGAACTGGCTGGTACGGACTCGAGGAGTAGCTCGAGTAAAATGCAAACTCTTTGGCGCGCGAGGTGGTATAATCTTCGCCTGTAGAAGCGGACGTGTCCATGTATTTTTCCCCGTAAGGTGAAGCAGTGGCGGGGGATTGAGCGCATGTCTTAACACCTCCATTGCCCCCGTGATGGTGGGACATTCGGCAAGGATAGTACCCACCGCCACCGAAATACCCGTACGAAAGTGAAGCGCTGGCTGAACCCTGAACGGCAGAGCAGGGGCTGCATTGTTTTCCAGGTTCACCCGCTCCTGCTGCAGCAACTTCGCTTGACGGATAAGCAGCGCTGGGCGCAAGAGAGGCAGGGTGAGCCATCAAATTCCTGCACGGACTCGGTGGGAAGTTACCTCCCGTGAACCCCTCCATGTTCTTGCTAGAGTCGTCCAAGACTCCACCGTTATCGTAGAGAAACATGACCGGGTCAATCCAGCGCGGGCGGAGAAGCAGTGACGTTGTCATAGCCTGTCTGACATTGAGACTTGTGGCTCTTTTTTGAAAATCCCCGAGACTGAAAAACAGGAGACAGTGGATTCTGCGAGAGTCAAGCCACTCTGACGCACCCTGTGCATATACAGAATCACATCTCCATTGGTTTAAAACCGGTCATGTGATATGTAAAAGAGGACGCTAATCAGCTCAAGTGCTAACAATTAAACTGAGCACAAACGCTGTGCTGTGAGATGACTATCTGAGTATCTGTCAAAGGATTCCATCCGTTTAGAGATGTTCCAAAATTGAATTGATGGCTAAATAAGCGAAACATGGCGAATGCCCTCTCACTGTGGTACTTCATGTAGTTGCATCTCCGTGTCCAGTTTAATGAAAGCGTTGTTGAATTAAAGTGTTAAATATGGAACGAATAGTGTGTAATTGCAACATTGAAATTGAATCACATGGAATTACTATAATCCATTTTtgcaaacataaaacacaaagcCAGGTGCAAGCTTTTGCCAGTGCGAAGGCCTTGTTTACCACATAATCAACATGAAAAAAACTCAAGGTTTTGAGCAGCTTCAACATAAAACACCCCGTACCAAAGTATAatatcaaaaagaaaatacaccaaATGTTATTCCCTAAATGTAGACTACGACTACTTAGATAGGCTTCTAAAATAATATGCTATCCATTAAACATATTTGAAACTTATGATGCAATGCAGCTACTAAAACCAGCCAGGTGGGCCGTTTTACGTTCAAGAACGAAATGAACAGGTTATTTTCATGATACCTAGAAAATGGGTTGCAAGTGAT contains:
- the LOC127620110 gene encoding homeobox protein Hox-A13a, coding for MTTSLLLRPRWIDPVMFLYDNGGVLDDSSKNMEGFTGGNFPPSPCRNLMAHPASLAPSAAYPSSEVAAAGAGEPGKQCSPCSAVQGSASASLSYGYFGGGGYYPCRMSHHHGGNGGVKTCAQSPATASPYGEKYMDTSASTGEDYTTSRAKEFAFYSSYSSSPYQPVPSYLDVPVVQAISGPAETRHETLLPMESYQPWAITASGWNGQVYCTKEQPQTGHMWKSTIPEAVSHGGADGSSFRRGRKKRVPYTKVQLKELEREYVANKFITKDKRRRISTQTNLSERQVTIWFQNRRVKEKKVVNKIKISS